AGACATTACAGAATGGAGAAACAGAAAATAACCTCAGAGAAATGTAGCAAGAATCATTCCATATCCACAATTCTACGTATTAATACAATGATGATCCCATTTAGATAAACGTCCTACCTCTACATCTTGATTAGTGGGAAAAATCCGACAGCTACGAGAGGCTCAAGTTTGAACGGAATCAAGAAGAAAAGCTAATGCAAACCCAACAGCCAATGAAACAATACCTGCCATTTCCATTGCCGTCGAGGAGCTGGAACTGATCCAAACTAACGACAGGAGCTGTATCTACAGATGTAATAGATGATCGAGGGAATGTAATGCAGGTTTTTAAATTCCAAATATAGACATCATTGTtgtgaaaatgagaaaaaagaaattgtCGTTAAAATCGGCTGGGTGGATGAGCCGAAATGTAAATAGCTTAACGACAAAATGCGTTTAACGCGTTATAAGAAATAGTCAACTCTACGACATACTAGTGCTAACTTCTGGATAGATGTTCTGAGTCTCAAGTCAACAGTGTTGattgttatatattttataattacgtGGAAGAATATAAACGCATAGAatacttataaaatttaaactaatcaAACTCGAATCTAAATTCTACTTTTATATTAAGAATATTTGGcgttgatttaaataaattcaaaagatttcatattttattttctcaatttttaatttttattttaaaaaataaaaaataatttttaaataatttttaaatttattaaaaattaatttaaattgtttaaatatattttaagtttgattattattattaaaataaaatttaaattcatttaattttatatattttaattaataatttatataaaaaataatttcaaaatatacTTAAAAGCTGTATTAGAGCTTATTCATTTTTGTAATATAAGATCCATCAATTTAGTTTTAGACTTATTGGCTTAGGACTAGCTATGTAATATATTTAGTGTgccaaattaaatattttaaaaaattaattaaattataagtttttttaaaaaatcatgcTTTTATAATATACAAAGTATTTTCATTCatctattttatttgtttttaagaTTTTATCGTAATTAAGAAAACAATTAAATCACTTAAATTACATCAATTAATGTATTATATCAATTCATAATCTTGAGAGTTGTAttgctaattaatttaaaatataattatgctgtaaattaataaattatatgtgTTAatcagaaataatttttttaaaaatttttattataaattataactgatcagttattataatatatataaaaatagccACAATCataaataagataaattattgTCACAAAATCTTAATCATAAGAGATTATCTCAATTTTTCTCAAATTGAATTCTGATTCTGATGATGTATTTTTATTGTTAGCCGTagtaagaaatttttttttatttaattcatataatccattaatttcaaatttaatattataatatatttctcAATTGTAACATAActatattacaaaataaaattgaatcttcttttttattttcttttatttttaaatattaattttatttagataattttttaatttattatttatatataataaattaatttataaaaatataaaaaattattaaaaaataattaataaatatataatattacataTTATAATGATTTCAAAAGAAagcatttttcttattttacagcaatatataatatttttttcttactcTTTTTATATAAGACATTCTTTTTATAATTCATGTAGAGATATAATTGTCATATTAATTAATCACaaattatatgatatttatatataaaagtgataaaattaatatatttaaaaataatgataaaattaatataatacaagtaatttaatctataaattgtaaatattataatacataaatctttttatattttactattaaatttaaataaaaattaattaaattaaaatattgaataatagtaaatttatttttaaattttttattttattaatatttttatttttcactaattaaatttaactttatattttaatttttacttaaaaaaatacgaatttattattttaataattatctaatatttaaatatattatttaataattttaattttaaaattaatttaattgtatttttattatttaataattattacgctcgttaatatatatatattcacctTTATGTAACAAGTCCCACAATCGTCCAATATCTAAATTATTCCAGACAATATATTGATATCTTTTTAATGTAGGACTCATTgtctttaaaaatttatgaaatattaattattgcatataaaaatattataaattttgaaaaaaaaaagtgtatgTCAATGTTAATATTTGATAAATCTGATTTTTTCCTACTCCATGAtaaatctggttttcttcttatCCCATCATATGAGCCTTTCAATGTTCGATTTGATGAAAagacctgcaaaataagaaaaaacggTTAGAGGTTTACCGGAAATATCTTCAGTGGATaacctccgacgttcaagtcaggttTATGAACTAGTGTAGTATAAATaagcaagagttgcagagaaaaataaagtaaaaatatagAGTCGAGGAAGAAgcaggaagaaaagaaaaaaacccTTTCGTCTCTTGGCGATGTATGTCTACCTCTCTGCTACAATGTTAGCTGTTTTTGTCACTCAgctccgtacgtacggatgtgtcaggacTCTTCTCCATGCTAGGTGGTCATTTAATTCTCTCCGGCGCGCATGCGAGCAGTGCTGCAAGGTGATTGGGCCTTCTATTCTTTTTCACATCACTTcatgggctggacttcttcTCATTGGACCCGGGCTTATGGTGAACCCGACCTATCCCGCGCATCCGGATCGAGACTTAAGATGCTGGATCAGTCTTGCTTAAGAAGAGTTTGATGGGCTTTGGGCTATGGTTCTCTAATTGGACCCGGTCTCATCTAGGGTAGAGAAAGTCGCACGTTCatcaatattatttaaaattttatttgataatattattttaattatcattgaaaaaaaaatagtattataaatattttaattagatacaattaaatattatattttaattaattaaatttcagattatttttgtttaattttaaaaattaattttcaaatcacAATctcaaatacttttttttttctaataaaaaccGAAAAGTTCCTTCCCCGACAATTAAATCACAGTCTTAATTAGTTACATTATTATTTGAATCCTTTGGTTTTATGAGATGCACAGTAGTCAAATAAATTCTTTAAGATCGAAGAACGGACGGTCACTTCATTTTTGTTCCTATTTATTAGATTTCAataacttatattttaaaaataaaaacttatttaaaattttctctccttaacgatttatttttttatttaattacggtaaaaagaaaaaatcaagtttttatttaataaaattttcatattaaaaatatttaaatttaacagACACGAGATtaacttataaatataaattttatatttcaatattcatagtgTTTTTTTAAATGCAAAAATCAGTGTCTTAATCGAAATGTTAGTTGAGCAGAAAGGCGGTGGTGGAGCATGACTGTTGGGTTTTATAAAAGGAGGGCGAGAGTATGGTCGGAGCTCACACGCTCTTCGTGGAGTTAAATGTGGAAGCCGGCGCCTCTTACATCAGCTTCAAAGTGTGACTTCTTTAGCGTCAAAATTTTCGGCTTTGGACCTTTTTGCTGACTAATATTGTCCGGTCCATATTCTTGCAGTGTAATTCAAGTTTGGCTTTTAATCACTTTGGAAGCTAtaagagttttttttatatattcaaaATGTTAATTTTAAACGTAAtctttatatatacatattataatattatatattttgataaatctttttctcctcctcctacTCCATGATCGATCATGATAGATCTGAATTTTTTCTTGATCCATCATATAGAtccatcaaatgggtctctcaatATGAAAGCACctgcaaaataagaaaaaggtCTACTGGGGATACTCCGATAGAGACCTttcgacgttcaagtcagattttatgaataaaaGTAGAATCTTTAGGCAAGAGTTACCGagagagaataaaaaataaagtcccgaaaggagagaagaagaagaaaagagagagagccagtcagagggtctccaccgggtaTCCCCGGTAGACTCTTGAccgtttttttcttattttgcaaGTCTTTTCATCAAATAGAATATTGAGAGATCCATTTGATGGACTaagaagaaaaatatatttatcatgaTCGATCGTAGAGTAGGAGGTGAAAAAGATTTatcatatttaaatatataaaataaattcataatgcATTAGTATGGACTGATTATTGAGGCTTGGGATCAGGGAGAAAGTCGTCCTGTTTTCGTCCTACACAAAATCTATAGGATAGAAGAAAATCATGAGATTGAGAGCAGGAAGCCGTTCAGACAAATTTACATCCTAGCAAAACTTTATCCTCAATAGTCACTATCATGTAATATATTAATTTGctaatttatacttttaatgAGCACGACAGAACTAACTTCATGCAATTGCAGTGTCTTGTTATCACTAACTTTGTCTTGGATTGAACTTTACATTTTCCAACCTGACAAACATGTGAGCTGCCATCCCACAATACATTTTCGTCCACTGACACATCTTTATTTTCGAGGATAACCATATATTAAATAACATAGGCTGAGCATCTCTGAAGGGTAGATGGCAAACCATTGATAGCCGATCTATGCAAGTATTTTTCATAACATTAATATGGCTGAACTATGCTCCTGTCAATAGGCTatggatgaagaagaggctatgGAAATGTGAGATGTTTTGGACCACTTGCTAAGGATGTGACCATGAAGAATACGAGGAAGTTGCCAAACGCAATGCCCATGATGAGATGATGTGTAATGCATTAGTAATCCACACATTGTAATATATTTCTCGCGTCAAGATAAATGGATGAGTAAAAATgtcttaaaaaatcaattaaatatgacagaggagatgagtattTGGAAGCTATGTCATTGTTCTTGCTATCGGATACAGACAATGTACAATCAAGCTGTCCTGCAAGATGGAGATAAGTTTGAAACTTATCTGGAAGAAAGTTATCTTTATTTGTCGTATCTTCTTCAGGTACACGGCCAATTGGAAAACACTATGCGGCACCCTTTGCAATTACAGTGGATTcgacctctttttttttttaaaaaaaaatttctggaTTCGACTTGCTTCCTCAGTTGGAATACGGGAGAGGGACAGCAAAGCTCAGATCCATGTTGATGTGTTCCTGTGGGAGGCAGTAGCAAGTGATGGTCAAAGCACTTGGATCGATATGCTGTATAAGTATTGTACTTCAGCACCTCAGTCTGAAGCGTTGTATGAATTTTAGAGACTGAACTTCTGGCTTTGTTGATTTTCGCAATCTGATTTTGTTATTATGTGTATGTAAtcttttcataaaaactcacaTATATCTTTTGTACCCCAAAAGAAAAATCTGTTGAGTAATGTGCATCAAGCTaatgttttcatttttttttttccgaatcACCATGCAATAATATATGTATTTTCCTTTCATTTGTCTTCTTCCTGGCTTCACTTTCTGTACCCATGCTTATGCAGATTCTCCATAACCTGCagaacttttatatatattatctcGGAGTATATGTGCAGCGTGCTTAAACACCGAACTTATCATGACTCCCTGGTCCCTGGTTAAGAGCCGAATGTGAAATTAAGACAAACGAAATGTGGTCGGTGGAAGTAACCAATGATAATTGCTTATCTATCGTTTAGTTAGTACAATTGTAAACTATGGATGTGAAGTGGCAAGCATCCATCACGTGGCAATTGTCCTAACCTACAACAACAGCAAATACAAACTATAACTAGGCTTTAGATTTAGAAAGGCAAGTCATCACCCCCACCAGAGACAGAGCTGGATGCTGCAGCACTGTTGCGCTCAGCATGACACAATTGACGAAGCTTCGTAGGTACATACCAAATGGCCAGACGAGGATGAGCATTGAAAATAGCATCAATGTCCCAACCTTGTCTTGCTGCTATGGTCACAAGTGGCTTGTAGCATGCCTGTCTCCACGCTCCAACGTTTTCTCCTCTCTCCTTGAAAGCTCTTCTCAGTGCATTGGACGCATCCTCATCAAGGCAATGAAGGGCATAGCAGTGCACATAATGCCTCATTTTGGGCTTGTTGATGTAGCTTGCTCCTGCCTTCTTGGCGTACCTAAACACCTGATTTGTCACCTATGTCCAGGAAAAAGCCTAATAAGACAAATTTCATTTATGCTTATCTGAATGCAACAGTGAAAGGAGAGGACAATGTTTTCTGCTCTTTTGAGCTGCAAAAAATCAATGATTTTTCAATGACAGGGTAAAGAATCTGGTCGTATAGAAGAACTCAATAACGATAAATGCTGTGGGCTTTTGCATGCCCTCTTAGAGGAGCATTTCAAAATCCAGAGGGTAATGGACTTGGATCCTAAGTCCAATTTTGCACGTCAGAGTAAAGCCAACTGTTAAAGCCTGAAGTGCCACGTTGTCGCACGGACTCAGGAAAATCACATGTTAATTGAAGAATGAAGTACCCTAGGCCTTTCTGCAATTTAGGCCTTCAAGTAATGGAATAGTGACAGCCCCACCAGACCGTACGTGACTTGGTTACCTTTTACCTTGGAACAGCTGTCAAGTTCGTACCAGATAGGGCTGGTTGTGGGTTCACTGTGAGACCCATGTAATTGTAAATGTCCTTGTGGACCCAAAAACCCGATATTAACGGCCCAGATGGGTTTCTTTGTGTACCTTAGTGGGGCATTTTTCTCCGCGGTCCTTGGCGATGTTTTGGACTTGTATCAAGAATTCACGGCACTGTTCGTAGAGATGGAATAGGTAATCAAGGCCGTTCTTCTTACCACGAGCCACTTCCCCAGGCTCCGTCACAATAAATGGGTGCTCCCGTTGTCTCTCGTACCCACCTGCACCGCCATTTTCATCGTTCTCGTTTTCATCATCATGATCAATGTCCACCACCTTCCGCTGCCCTTTCCTCCTTCGCTGCTGCTTCCtctctgctgctgctgctgccgcCTCCCACGCTCCACTTCCGCCGCTCCCTGCTGCTTCCTTCTCTTGCTGCACTGGCTCCTCTGATAACCCTGCCCACGTACCCATCACACCACAATCAGGATTAAACGCAAacagaaaagaagaagattatTATTTACATACATCCTTGTGTTGCTTGCAAAGGGACTTGACACATCATATATAAAATGGATGTAACAGTTCCGAATCTCAAATCCAAATATGAAAACAGCAATCagaacttaattttatttttagaggTTACGAGAAGCGCAGATCAAGCTAACAGGAGACAACGATagaacataaataaaaaataaagattacaTAAAACGCAGCTaagcaaattaaaaaatacaacaCATACTACTCTCTATCTAAGCCTTGAGTGACGCAACAAGCATCCAAAGCAGATAGCTAAACTGGTAAAACTTTAAACATGCTCTTTCCAATGAGTAATGAATCTCCTACTAATTCTCAACTCCATAACTTAGAATTCTACTAATATAGCAGGAAAATACTAAGGTAATTAAggaagcaacaatggaatttaTGGGAATTATAACTATATTGTATTCTAAACAAAAACGTAGTAAGCTTGGTAACAAAACCTTCTTGGGAGAGAGCATCGAGAGCGTTGGTGGTATCTCCTGATAGCAGATGTCTTCGCCGAGAATCCTCCTCCTCAAGCCTCCTTCTCTCAGCTCTAACCGCCGCCTTTATACCATATCTCTCTCCAACAAGAAGATCCCACCTGAAAATCTGAGATAAACTGTTCATCATCTCATCAAGCTCCTCGTCCTTCATGTCCAAAAGCGTGTTCACAGTGAATCCCAGCTCTGCTATCTTCGCTGCCGTGTAGTACCTTATCCCATACGCCTGAAACAACTCCTCAAGTCCACACAGCTCCCTCGGTCTCACCGCGTACCCTGCCGTCAGTTGGGGCGGTGGAGCCACAGCTTCGAGAAGACGGTTCGGTGCTGGCACCACTGTTCGCGGGTCCCACTTGAACAAACTTGCTGTGAAGGCCTCTGGATCCATATCTCTATCTATGCGCGCGTCTACTCTCTAGAACTGATCTCTTATACTTCTGTGAGGGTGGCAAGGTGTACATTGATCATAAAAACAGGTGCTTGTTAGTTGTTTTTGCGTTGTTAATTTCCGAAACTACCCTTGCatccctttattttttttttctttttcttttccttctattttcttttttggatCAAGTAGCTAACAGAATTGGAGGCCTGATGTTTGGTTGGGACTTGACAGTTGAGACCAAACCAGTCAGATTGTGTGTCATTCGGTTCCTCGCAGTTACATAACTTACATTCTCCACATCGAAGTTCCAATATATGCACTCATATTTTGACACATAAGCAACATAACACCATGTGGGCCACGAAgccctacaattttttttattataattattttataagtaCTCAATTTGTTTTCTcatattttcaattattataaattaacaaattttaatCAGCTGCGTATTTTacgcaaaaaaaataattaaaattataattttttaaaaaatgcattaaaacaatggtaacttttattttaataatctatcATTAGAATATAGCATAATACGTTTAATAAGTTGAATTAACAATTAAGAATTTCATTTCATgaagaattatttaaattataaagtcaACAATACATGCTTAATTAGATTTACTCTAGGTATTTCACATGTAACAGTTTTGCTCAGCCGTCCAATTGACGATCAGACAAAGCAGTAGCGCAATCTTATGTTTTGGGTCTATTGTAAGTGTGGTGCAACTGAATGTGCCAGATAATGTCTCCTTGACTTTCTCGTTACGACATATAGAGTTTTTCTACTTCGTTGGAGATGCCTGGTCTGTTTCCGACTTTATCGTTGCCACATCATATATTCTAACTTAAAATACAAAAAGTCGAAAACACCCTCTTATTTCAGAACATAattatatttacaataaaaattaaattatatatttattcattgattaattataaaatattagaaattttttttataaacataatttattatgtaatgaattgattttatttttttatttttttaattttaaaaacaagaCAAAAATGCTGTTGGCTAATTTTCCATCCTCAATCCTCAAGTGAGAGATTGGGGGGaaaattagaaagaaaaaaaaaaaaaaaaaactctgggAAAGCCACATTGACCGAACTATGCTAGAAATCTGATCACTTGCTATAACAAGATAAGGGGTAAATCCGTAATTCAAATAGGTTAAACATGAGAGTCGTTTGGTTAgagttagaaaaataataataataagtgaagCTTTCTATCAAGTGCAAAAAAAATTCCTgtttatttttacataattagaacaattttttctttcatataagagaaataatttatctaacaaaaatttaatgaattccataattttttttcactttaaattatatcataattattatatttttaaattataagtttcttgaaattgtattttatataaaatatactaATCAAAaagcaagacaaaataatttattgcgAAATAAATTAGAAGGACAATTTAAAAAGCAACACTGTTCCTTGGCGATGTAGGAAATAAAATGCAGAGTAAGTACAAAAAATGTCAGGTGTTTCAGCTAAGTCTCTCTGAGCAAAAGGCTGTTTTTGTACttgtgaataaaaataaataatccaaCGAAGCCCATAATGAGCTGTTCTTTGTTTTGGTCTTACAATCAGCTGCTCCCGCATCTACTTGCATCTCCCACTGGAGCTTATTTCGTGCGTTGGATAATCTGAATCGTGCAGACTAATTTGCTACGTTTCAAATATTCAGTGGCCGTATCAGTGCACGCTTATGAGCATGAAGAAATTCCCGAAGGGAAATAATCCATCTTTTATCttctttttagaaaaataaaaacttgttTTACatcgaaaaagagaaaaaaaaataccaaaattAGTTGGTCAACCACACAGTACTTCTGATACTGCCAATGGAATCATGACACGTCACGTCTCTGATTAGATGCTAACAATGCGTCAGTTGCTCAGGCTGGATTTTTTCTTGCATAAACAGTACTTTTCCTCCTACTCTATTTCCAGCTCTTCCTTTCACATTGCTTTTTAATCAATTCTGGCGTTTCATGGCAAAATTTATTACTCCAAATCTAATGCggtttttcaaattaaataattaaataaaattatttatatcaattaGACATTAGAGTCCTCAATCAAATAAGAGCTTTTTGATTAGCGCATTAAatctgaaaaattttattatttattatatttaattttttttaaaataaaaattagagatcaaaggtagaatataaaattttttaaatttatttaaataaatttattatcagTTTAAATTTGTAAATGCATTTATTCACTTTTATAATgcatataatataaaatgaaaaaattattaaactgAGATGAgaatctattaattaaaaattttaaattcaagggttaaatataaaatatttttaaagctGCTTAACATATGGGAATGACAATTTGCATCCATGGGGTCTAACAAGAAATGGGCTAATAATGGGCCACTACCACTGGTAACGAGAAACTTAGGAATAGTCGCAAGTCACAGAAATAGCTCTGGGCTTATGACAATTGGTTTGGTTTTCGGTTTTGAACTCTTCTTCTTTCCCTCGTGGTAGCGTAAACTTATGCATTTAATTTCACAATCTCTAATCAATGGGACCGTGCTTAACTTTCAGTTTTTAACCAGACACTAATCATCACCCTCCACCAgttttacaaaaaaattatgggaaactaggtttttttttattatcatatattgattgttgaaattaatttttaaaaattttaattattttattaaaataaattccaAGACCAACGCCAGTTGAAATCAAATCAGAAGAGAAAGC
This Manihot esculenta cultivar AM560-2 chromosome 6, M.esculenta_v8, whole genome shotgun sequence DNA region includes the following protein-coding sequences:
- the LOC110617144 gene encoding floricaula/leafy homolog; its protein translation is MDPEAFTASLFKWDPRTVVPAPNRLLEAVAPPPQLTAGYAVRPRELCGLEELFQAYGIRYYTAAKIAELGFTVNTLLDMKDEELDEMMNSLSQIFRWDLLVGERYGIKAAVRAERRRLEEEDSRRRHLLSGDTTNALDALSQEGLSEEPVQQEKEAAGSGGSGAWEAAAAAAERKQQRRRKGQRKVVDIDHDDENENDENGGAGGYERQREHPFIVTEPGEVARGKKNGLDYLFHLYEQCREFLIQVQNIAKDRGEKCPTKVTNQVFRYAKKAGASYINKPKMRHYVHCYALHCLDEDASNALRRAFKERGENVGAWRQACYKPLVTIAARQGWDIDAIFNAHPRLAIWYVPTKLRQLCHAERNSAAASSSVSGGGDDLPF